One window of the Kallotenue papyrolyticum genome contains the following:
- a CDS encoding SpoIIE family protein phosphatase yields the protein MSARDRGSWLPRSLAAAFRTRQRTLRELELLNEVSRAIIRSELDVDALCELVYREASKILDTSWFHLGLFEGSRYTLKVRVIDGVRQPPLTVDLQGDEGLMGWVRRTGRALLVEDFAIELASLPARPRYQAEHPPRSGIYVPLLAGDEVLGTISVQSEQPHAFDTNDLRLLSLIADSAAAAIAKARAYDALRQRIQQLELIGKVSRQAAMLLDLDELLPSVVRLIRDEFGYYHVHLFTLDTATGQLLFRASTAAGQQFWLARDQRIAVGEGIVGYVAERRRPLMANDVAREPRFILDVPGTKAELAVPLLVGDELIGVLDVQSDRPNAFDDKDLFVITTLADQIAVAIQSANAYTEQQEESWTLAALLQTAENIARATDLEGLLATIVRLPPLLIGCDHSAVFLYRREAETFVPVAAYGWDDALCEALLHRPIRAGDAPLLEEVRATGRLLAVDDAARDAALPQLTERCPVGRLLALPLTARATVLGVLLLDRQAQAGAWTARQITIAAGIANQAAAAIESALLAQQAVEQERLAQEVRVAREIQTALLPGAAPRLPGWDLAFAWRAARTVGGDFYDFWMLDRRDALAAAEEPTDEPELHCGFVIADVSDKGVPAALFMALSRSLIRAAALDGSSPARVVERANRWIARDSQSGMFVTLFYGLLDPADGLLQFANAGHNPPLLLRHDGAVETLGTTGIALGVIESAPFRESQVVLEPYDVLVCYTDGVTEAINAAEEEYGVARLIDVVQRSRDQPAAVLVQAILSDLAAHTGDRPAFDDVTLVVLKRLPTGTPDQGAATSR from the coding sequence ATGAGTGCGCGTGACCGTGGCTCCTGGTTGCCGCGCTCGCTGGCAGCGGCGTTCCGTACGCGCCAGCGCACGTTGCGCGAACTGGAATTGCTCAACGAGGTCTCGCGTGCGATCATTCGCTCCGAGCTGGATGTCGATGCGCTCTGCGAGCTGGTGTACCGTGAAGCCAGCAAGATCCTGGATACCTCCTGGTTTCATCTGGGGTTGTTTGAGGGCTCGCGCTATACGCTCAAAGTGCGGGTGATCGATGGCGTGCGCCAGCCGCCGCTGACCGTCGATCTGCAGGGAGATGAAGGGCTGATGGGCTGGGTGCGGCGCACCGGCCGCGCGCTACTGGTCGAGGATTTCGCGATCGAGCTGGCCAGCCTGCCGGCACGGCCGCGCTACCAGGCCGAGCATCCGCCGCGCTCAGGGATCTACGTGCCCCTGCTGGCCGGTGATGAGGTGCTGGGCACCATCTCGGTGCAGAGCGAACAGCCGCATGCCTTCGATACCAATGATCTGCGCCTGCTGTCGCTGATCGCCGATAGCGCGGCGGCGGCGATCGCCAAAGCGCGCGCCTACGACGCGCTGCGTCAGCGCATCCAGCAACTGGAGTTGATCGGCAAAGTCAGTCGCCAGGCGGCCATGCTGCTTGACCTGGACGAGCTGTTGCCCTCGGTAGTGCGCCTGATCCGCGACGAATTCGGCTACTACCATGTGCACCTCTTTACCCTCGACACGGCGACCGGCCAGTTGCTGTTTCGCGCATCGACGGCCGCGGGGCAGCAGTTTTGGCTGGCGCGCGATCAACGCATCGCCGTCGGCGAGGGCATTGTCGGCTATGTCGCCGAGCGGCGCCGTCCGCTGATGGCCAACGATGTCGCCAGGGAGCCGCGTTTCATCCTCGATGTGCCGGGCACCAAAGCCGAGCTGGCCGTGCCACTGCTGGTCGGCGATGAGCTCATCGGCGTGCTGGATGTGCAGAGTGATCGCCCCAACGCCTTTGATGACAAGGATCTGTTTGTAATCACCACGCTGGCCGATCAGATCGCCGTCGCGATCCAATCGGCCAACGCCTATACCGAGCAGCAGGAGGAATCCTGGACGCTCGCGGCGTTGCTGCAGACCGCCGAGAACATCGCGCGCGCCACCGATCTGGAAGGGCTGCTGGCCACCATTGTGCGGCTGCCGCCGCTGCTGATCGGCTGCGATCACAGCGCGGTGTTTCTCTACCGTCGTGAAGCCGAGACCTTTGTGCCGGTGGCGGCCTACGGCTGGGACGATGCCCTGTGTGAAGCGCTGTTGCACCGCCCGATCCGTGCCGGCGACGCGCCGTTGTTGGAAGAGGTGCGCGCTACGGGACGCCTGCTGGCCGTGGATGATGCCGCGCGCGACGCAGCATTGCCCCAACTTACCGAACGCTGTCCGGTGGGCCGGCTGTTGGCCTTGCCGTTGACGGCGCGCGCAACGGTGCTGGGCGTGCTGCTGCTCGATCGCCAGGCACAGGCCGGTGCGTGGACGGCGCGGCAGATCACCATTGCTGCCGGGATCGCCAATCAGGCCGCGGCAGCCATCGAAAGCGCGCTGCTGGCACAGCAGGCGGTCGAACAGGAGCGCTTGGCGCAAGAGGTGCGCGTCGCGCGCGAGATCCAAACCGCGCTGCTGCCCGGCGCAGCGCCGCGTCTGCCGGGCTGGGACCTGGCCTTTGCCTGGCGTGCGGCGCGCACGGTTGGCGGCGATTTCTACGACTTCTGGATGCTTGATCGCCGCGACGCGCTCGCCGCTGCCGAGGAGCCGACCGACGAGCCGGAGCTACACTGTGGATTTGTGATCGCCGATGTGTCGGACAAGGGTGTGCCTGCGGCGCTGTTCATGGCGCTGTCACGCTCGCTGATCCGCGCCGCTGCGCTGGACGGTTCCTCGCCCGCGCGTGTGGTGGAACGCGCCAACCGCTGGATCGCCCGCGACTCGCAGTCGGGCATGTTCGTCACCCTCTTTTACGGGCTGCTCGATCCGGCAGACGGGCTGTTGCAGTTTGCCAACGCCGGCCACAACCCACCCCTGCTGCTCCGGCACGATGGCGCGGTCGAAACGCTGGGCACCACCGGCATCGCGCTGGGCGTGATCGAGTCGGCGCCCTTTCGCGAATCACAGGTGGTGCTCGAGCCCTACGATGTGCTGGTGTGCTACACCGATGGCGTGACCGAAGCGATCAACGCTGCCGAGGAAGAGTATGGTGTGGCACGCCTGATCGATGTGGTGCAACGCTCCCGTGATCAGCCCGCAGCGGTGCTGGTGCAGGCGATCCTGAGCGACTTGGCGGCGCATACCGGCGACCGGCCTGCCTTCGACGACGTGACGCTGGTGGTGCTTAAGCGCCTGCCGACCGGGACGCCGGACCAGGGCGCAGCCACCTCCCGATGA